A genomic region of Mugil cephalus isolate CIBA_MC_2020 chromosome 5, CIBA_Mcephalus_1.1, whole genome shotgun sequence contains the following coding sequences:
- the ankhd1 gene encoding ankyrin repeat and KH domain-containing protein 1 isoform X1 has protein sequence MQDAVAGTAMLTDGFEDEIDSVTPRSPVAGMGVGATPGGVGLGGIGIGVGGKKVRLYGEPGGPAAERLDFKLAAAAVLSSGPGSGSDEDEVSEVESFILDQEDLDNPIMKTASELLLSSATDGVDLRTVDPETQARLEALLEAAGIGKLSTADGKAFADPEVLRRLTSSVSCALDEAAAALTRMRAENTLNAGQADNLVIFSRSLAEACSDGDVNAVRKLLDEGRSVNEHTEEGESLLCLACSAGYYELAQVLLAMHANVEDRGIKGDITPLMAAASGGYVDIVKLLLVHGADVNAQSSTGNTALTYACAGGFVDVVKVLLKEGANIEDHNENGHTPLMEAASAGHVEVARVLLEYGAGINTHSNEFKESALTLACYKGHLDMVRFLLEAGADQEHKTDEMHTALMEACMSQDGHVEVARLLLDSGAQVNMPADSFESPLTLAACGGHVELAALLIERGANLEEVNDEGYTPLMEAAREGHEEMVALLLAQGANINAQTEETQETALTLACCGGFLEVADFLIKAGADIELGCSTPLMEAAQEGHLELVKYLLAAGANVHATTATGDTALTYACENGHTDVADVLLQAGANLEHESEGGRTPLMKAARAGHLCTVQFLISKGANVNRATANNDHTVVSLACAGGHLAVVELLLAHGADPTHRLKDGSTMLIEAAKGGHTNVVSYLLDYPNNILSVPAPDLSQLTPPSQDASQVPRVPFQALAMVVPPQEPDRAPSNIATPPPVSKGMSKQRQAALQPGVPSSVGRGPEAEPLPPFHLCQPLECIVEETEGKLNELGQRISAIEKAQLQSLELIQGEPLTKDKIEELKKSREEQVQKKKKILKELQKVERQLQLKTQQQFTKEYMEAKGLKEEQEPGQSQGPGPGPGTTVSAPGPLTTIPGAQVHTGSDTDEEANKDGEQEEQPEEEGEEEEEDDDEEEGSEEEADGEEDDYQKLPQVGTILYRDGPQPPQQPPLPPSPQTQPQPPPPPLQAAFVPIQPLPDYNPADYPGSTSPELQRVLVGQQMLGQQQQGQQLAGLGPGMIPQQAPDGLMVATPAQTLTDTLDDIMAAVSSRVPMLNTTNSPTPLSQTPTQTSANIASPPSVLPLYPSVDIDAHTESNHDTALTLACAGGHEELVSVLIARGANIEHRDKKGFTPLILAATAGHVGVVEVLLDKGGDIEAQSERTKDTPLSLACSGGRQEVVELLLLRGANKEHRNVSDYTPLSLAASGGYVNIIKILLNAGAEINSRTGSKLGISPLMLAAMNGHVPAVKLLLDMGSDINAQIETNRNTALTLACFQGRAEVVSLLLDRKANVEHRAKTGLTPLMEAASGGYAEVGRVLLDKGADVNAPPVPSSRDTALTIAADKGHYKFCELLINRGAHIDVRNKKGNTPLWLAANGGHFDVVQLLVHASADVDAADNRKITPLMAAFRKGHVKVVQYLVKEVNQFPSDIECMRYIATIADKELLKKCHQCMETIVKAKDQQAAEANKNASILLKELDLEKSREESKKQALAAKREKRKEKRKKKKEEQKRKQEEEEGQKTKEESCEMQEQKEDSAEETEVPIDPPSATTTTTIGISATSTTFTTAFGKKRASVATTPSTNRKNKKNKTKDSAPNEPIILQDPQVALAQHKADKNKIHGEPRGGGGGVTGGNSDSDPLDSTDCASESSSSGGKSQELNYLPDLTSSASSSSSSSSSSSSSSAPSSGAPQALMAGPEKRHCPQLQTDGKVDNKVTVSISKPTQKAPDSSDSTSNSLPSPFKTMALPVTSPNSKLSLTSPKRNQKREEGWKEVVRRSKKLSVPASVVSRIMGRGGCNITAIQDVTGAHIDVDKQKDKNGERMITIRGGTESTRYAVQLINALIQDPAKELEDLIPRNHIRAPGSKTASATFPSTTGATSGSTTGPKALSSLVTSTGVSFQSSSSASSSSSQAGGKIGKGLSSNVRQPFPVSLPLAYAHPQLALLAAQTIHQIRHPRLPMAQFGGTFSPAASTWGPFPVRPVSPGSANSSPKHNGGTNSAGVQARPNSTHSEHSNAASSGVPVTTTNTATTSAPNTSAAAGSPQTPNSTPYNPQPSVPTPSSVRKQLFAPDPKPSGGVTPVSAAASSGSNTARGAGSPAHHSSTTTTANAPQQLIGSASQPPIQPTKTEPTTAAPTGKDKPSLAVESQSVSVSDGINSVGFTAPAMALVPKPEPRQQLPPPPSSVPSTEAPPPLLTQQPNSHLPTAPPPVLSHNVAHPNNTVPHFSAPAPRVSHRMQPSGPYYSLSEQQQTQQQQQSVFVPFSAQQEPPKQTQNQTSQQTSLPPQAQTQGQAPGSLQVSANLGMINGSQMQHVANAGKPQQIPPNFGPAGLFNFSSIFDNNNQVGNSQVWGACHLPARSPPEQSYSAPPAYMNIGQMENMMPPPPPDSSKAPGFRSTSQRMVNSPIALTSYATSISGSPVYLHGHGGVGTPSFSRQHFSPHPWSASTSGESPVPPPSTVSSSALSTSAVAPPPQPKPGSSSQQDRKVPPPIGTERLARIRQTGTVNPPLLTTSYTASVGQGGIWSFGVGSGSEAMSGWSQPLMSSHMMHPQLQAEQSAFSQHQPMEQDDTGIANPANNYHQPQHLPNSYMDFPKGMPMSMYGGTMLPPHPPMAEGPGMYNGLHAGDPAWSPIIKVVPNNADSSDPQQQVWPGTWAPHVGNVHLNHVN, from the exons ATGCAGGATGCAGTAGCCGGGACGGCAATGCTGACGGACGGCTTCGAGGACGAGATTGACTCGGTGACTCCTCGCTCCCCAGTGGCAGGGATGGGGGTAGGAGCGACACCAGGAGGAGTCGGACTAGGGGGCATCGGGATTGGTGTAGGTGGAAAGAAAGTGCGTTTGTACGGCGAACCCGGCGGGCCTGCCGCAGAAAGACTGGATTTCAAACTAGCGGCCGCGGCCGTCCTCTCCTCGGGTCCGGGATCCGGCAGCGACGAAGACGAGGTTTCAGAG GTGGAGTCGTTCATTTTGGACCAGGAGGACCTGGATAACCCCATCATGAAGACGGCGTCAGAGTTGCTTTTGTCCAGCGCCACAGACGGAGTAGATCTGAGGACGGTCGATCCAGAGACACAGGCCCGACTTGAAGCTTTGCTGGAAGCTGCAG GCATCGGTAAACTGTCCACTGCCGATGGTAAAGCTTTTGCAGACCCCGAGGTGCTCCGCCGCCTGACGTCATCTGTAAGTTGTGCCCTGGACGAGGCCGCGGCCGCCCTGACCCGAATGAGAGCTGAGAACACGCTCAACGCCGGCCAAGCCGACAA TCTGGTTATTTTCAGCCGTAGTTTAGCAGAGGCGTGCTCGGATGGGGATGTCAACGCGGTGCGCAAACTGCTGGATGAGGGACGGAGCGTCAACGAACACACGGAGGAAGGGGAGAGCCTGCTGTGCCTCGCCTGCTCGGCCGGCTACTACGAACTCGCACAG GTTTTGTTGGCCATGCATGCAAATGTGGAGGACCGGGGCATCAAGGGAGACATAACACCGCTcatggctgctgccagtggAGGTTACGTGGACATTGTCAAACTGCTTCTGGTCCACGGGGCAGATGTCAACGCACAGTCCTCTACAG GCAACACGGCTCTGACGTACGCATGTGCCGGTGGCTTCGTGGACGTGGTGAAGGTTCTTCTGAAAGAGGGTGCAAACATAGAGGACCACAATGAGAACGGACACACACCTCTCATGGAGGCGGCCAGTGCGGGCCATGTGGAAGTGGCCAGGGTGCTGCTGGAGTACGGCGCAGGCATCAACACACACTCCAATGAGTTCAAGGAGAGCGCGCTCACGCTTGCCTGCTACAAAG GTCACTTGGACATGGTGCGTTTTCTGTTGGAGGCTGGAGCAGACCAGGAACATAAAACAGATGAGATGCACACAGCACTAATGGAGGCGTGCATG TCCCAGGACGGCCATGTGGAGGTGGCACGGCTGCTGTTGGACAGCGGCGCGCAGGTCAACATGCCAGCCGATTCGTTCGAGTCGCCCCTTACCCTCGCAGCCTGTGGAGGACACGTGGAGCTGGCAGCCTTGCTCATAGAGAGAGGAGCCAACCTGGAGGAG GTCAATGATGAGGGCTACACCCCTCTGATGGAGGCAGCTAGAGAAGGCCACGAAGAAATGGTAGCACTGCTGCTGGCACAAG GTGCTAACATCAACGCACAGACGGAGGAGACGCAGGAGACCGCCTTGACTCTAGCATGTTGTGGGGGCTTCTTAGAAGTGGCTGACTTCCTCATCAAGGCAGGCGCAGACATTGAGTTGGGCTGCTCGACTCCTCTGATGGAAGCTGCGCAGGAAGGCCATCTGGAGCTGGTCAAATACCTGCTGGCTGCAG GAGCAAACGTTCACGCCACCACAGCAACAGGTGACACAGCATTGACGTATGCGTGTGAGAACGGACACACTGACGTGGCGGATGTGCTGCTGCAGGCCGGAGCCAACTTG GAGCACGAGTCTGAAGGAGGGCGGACGCCCTTGATGAAGGCGGCAAGGGCAGGACATCTCTGTACAGTGCAGTTTCTTATCAGCAAAG GTGCTAATGTGAACAGAGCTACTGCCAATAACGATCACACAGTGGTGTCTCTGGCCTGTGCTGGAGGACATCTGGCTGTGGTGGAGTTGCTGCTGGCACATGGGGCGGATCCTACGCACAGACTCAAA GATGGTTCAACCATGTTGATAGAAGCTGCTAAGGGTGGCCACACCAATGTGGTGTCCTACCTGTTGGACTAccccaacaacatcctgtctgTCCCAGCCCCTGACCTTTCCCAGCTCACTCCCCCGTCACAAGATGCCTCTCAG GTTCCTCGTGTCCCATTCCAAGCTCTCGCCATGGTCGTTCCCCCTCAAGAGCCCGACAGAGCCCCGTCAAACATCGCTACGCCTCCACCCGTCTCCAAAG GCATGTCCAAACAGAGACAGGCAGCCCTTCAGCCTGGTGTCCCCAGCTCAGTTGGCCGGGGGCCTGAGGCAGAGCCTCTGCCACCCTTCCACTTGTGCCAGCCTCTAGAGTGCATtgtggaggagacagagggaaagcTGAATGAACTGGGCCAGAGAATTAGCGCCATTGAGAAGGCCCAGCTACAGTCGCTAGAGCTCATTCAGGGGGAGCCGCTCACCAAAGACAAGAttgaggagctgaagaagagcagagaggagcag gtgcagaagaagaagaaaatcttgAAGGAGCTGCAGAAGGTTGAGCGCCAGCTGCAGttgaaaacacagcaacagtTCACCAAAGAGTACATGGAGGCAAAGGGCTTAAAGGAAGAGCAGGAGCCTGGACAAAGccagggaccaggaccgggGCCTGGAACTACAGTGTCTGCTCCAGGACCCCTTACCACTATCCCGGGTGCTCAAGTGCACACTGGCTCTGACACGGATGAAGAGGCCAACAAGGATGGGGAGCAAGAAGAGCAGCcagaagaggaaggggaagag gaagaggaagatgatgatgaagaggagggttCAGAGGAAGAGGCAGACGGAGAGGAGGACGACTACCAGAAGCTTCCTCAGGTGGGCACGATCCTCTACAGGGATGGGCCACAGCCGCCACAGCAGCCCCCTCTGCCCCCTTCACCACAGACTCAGCCCCAGCCTCCCCCTCCGCCTCTTCAGGCTGCTTTCGTCCCCATCCAGCCCCTGCCGGACTACAACCCCGCGGACTACCCGGGCAGCACCAGCCCGGAGCTGCAGAGGGTACTGGTGGGGCAGCAGATGTtgggccagcagcagcagggtcaGCAGCTGGCTGGGTTAGGCCCAGGAATGATACCTCAGCAGGCTCCAGATGGGCTCATGGTAGCTACACCTGCACAGACGCTCACAGACACACTGGATGACATCATGGCAG CTGTGAGCAGTCGCGTGCCCATGCTGAACACTACAAATTCACCCACTCCCCTGTCCCAGACACCCACACAGACGTCCGCAAACATCGCTTCTCCCCCCTCGGTCCTGCCCCTCTACCCCTCTGTTGACATAGATGCACAT ACGGAGAGTAACCATGACACAGCGCTGACGCTGGCGTGTGCAGGAGGACACGAGGAGCTCGTATCGGTCCTGATCGCACGGGGAGCCAACATTGAGCACCGGGACAAGAAAG GTTTTACTCCTTTGATCCTGGCTGCCACTGCTGGCCACGTAGGAGTGGTTGAGGTGCTCCTGGACAAAGGGGGTGACATTGAGGCTCAGTCAGAGAGAACCAAAGACACACCCCTCTCCTTGGCCTGCTCTGGGGGACGCCAAGAG GTTGTGgagttgctgctgctgcgggGAGCCAACAAGGAACACCGCAATGTTTCAGACTACACGCCTCTTAGCCTGGCTGCTTCTGGGGGTTACGTCAACATCATCAAGATACTCCTCAACGCCGGAGCGGAGATCAACTCCAG GACTGGCAGTAAGCTGGGAATCTCTCCTCTCATGCTGGCAGCTATGAATGGTCATGTGCCAGCAGTGAAGCTGTTGCTGGACATGGGCTCCGACATCAACGCCCAGATTGAGACCAACAGAAACACGGCTCTGACCCTAGCCTGCTTTCAGGGCCGGGCCGAGGTTGTCAGCCTTCTGCTAGATCGCAAGGCCAACGTGGAGCATCGCGCTAAG ACTGGTCTCACTCCTCTGATGGAGGCGGCCTCGGGAGGTTACGCAGAGGTGGGCCGGGTACTGTTGGACAAAGGTGCTGATGTCAACGCTCCTCCTGTTCCTTCATCCCGAGACACTGCCCTCACCATCGCTGCCGACAAAGGCCACTACAAGTTCTGTGAGCTGCTTATCAACAG GGGTGCTCATATTGATGTACGAAACAAGAAAGGGAACACTCCCCTTTGGCTGGCAGCGAACGGTGGTCACTTCGACGTGGTCCAGCTCCTGGTGCATGCTTCGGCCGATGTGGACGCAGCCGACAACCGCAAGATCACCCCTCTTATGGCGGCTTTTCGCAAG GGTCACGTGAAGGTGGTGCAGTATCTTGTGAAGGAGGTCAACCAGTTCCCGTCAGATATTGAGTGCATGAGATATATCGCCACCATCGCTGACAAG GAGCTGTTAAAGAAGTGCCACCAGTGCATGGAGACTATCGTCAAAGCTAAAGACCAGCAGGCAGCCGAGGCCAACAAGAACGCTAGTATTCTCCTCAAGGAGCTCGACTTGGAGAAG TCCCGAGAGGAGAGCAAGAAGCAGGCCTTGGCTGCGAAGCgtgagaagagaaaggagaaacgcaagaagaagaaggaggagcagaagaggaaacaggaggaagaggaggggcaGAAAACCAAGGAGGAGTCCTGTGAGATgcaggagcagaaggaggattCAGCCGAAG aaaCAGAGGTTCCTATTGACCCTCCAAGTGcaactaccaccaccaccattggTATATCTGCCACCTCCACCACTTTCACTACAGCTTTTGGTAAGAAGCGAGCGAGTGTGGCCACTACCCCGAGCACCAATCGtaagaacaaaaagaacaagactAAGGATTCAGCGCCCAACGAACCCATCATATTACAGGACCCACAG gtTGCACTAGCACAGCACAAGGCTGACAAGAACAAGATCCACGGTGAACCGAGGGGCGGTGGCGGGGGAGTGACGGGCGGCAACAGCGACTCCGACCCCTTGGATAGCACCGACTGTGCTagtgagagcagcagcagcggtggcaAGAGTCAGGAGCTCAACTACCTCCCTGACCTCAcctcctcggcctcctcctcctcttcttcttcctcctcatcctcctcctcttcagccCCCTCCTCAGGAGCGCCCCAGGCCCTCATGGCCGGCCCAGAGAAGAGACACTGTCCTCAGCTGCAGACTGACGGCAAAGTGGACAATAAGGTCACAGTCTCCATCTCAAAACCAACGCAAAA AGCTCCAGATTCAAGCgactccacctccaactccttACCCTCTCCATTCAAGACCATGGCTCTTCCCGTCACCTCACCCAACAGTAAACTCAGCCTCACAAGTCCAAAGAGAAAccagaagagagaagagggttGGAAGGAAGTCGTCAGAAG ATCAAAGAAGCTGTCTGTGCCAGCCTCCGTCGTGTCTCGGATCATGGGTCGAGGGGGCTGCAACATCACAGCCATCCAGGACGTGACAGGAGCTCACATTGATGTGGACAAACAGAAGGACAAGAACGGAGAGAGGATGATCACCATAAG AGGTGGCACCGAGTCTACAAGGTATGCAGTCCAGCTGATCAACGCTCTAATTCAAGACCCGGCCAAAGAGCTTGAAGATCTGATTCCCCGCAATCACATCAGAGCCCCCGGCTCTAAAACCGCCTCCGCTACCTTCCCCAGTACCACGGGGGCGACGAGTGGTTCGACCACTGGGCCAAAGGCTCTAAGCTCGTTGGTCACGTCCACAGGCGTCTCGTTCCAGTCCTCCTCATCCgcgtcttcatcctcctctcagGCCGGGGGAAAGATCGGAAAGGGGCTGTCGTCAAACGTCAGACAGCCTTTCCCGGTCTCTCTGCCCCTGGCGTACGCCCACCCTCAGCTGGCTCTGCTGGCCGCCCAGACCATTCACCAGATAAGACACCCTCGCCTACCCATGGCGCAGTTCGGCGGCACCTTCTCTCCCGCCGCCAGCACGTGGGGACCCTTCCCCGTGCGCCCCGTGAGTCCCGGCAGTGCTAACAGCTCCCCGAAACACAACGGAGGAACCAACAGCGCTGGAGTCCAGGCCAGGCCCAACTCGACCCACAGCGAGCACAGCAACGCGGCCAGCTCAGGAGTCCCGGTCACGACAACCAACACCGCCACCACCAGTGCTCCTAACACATCCGCAGCTGCAGGCTCGCCTCAGACCCCCAATTCTACTCCCTATAACCCTCAGCCCAGCGTCCCCACACCTTCTTCTGTCAGAAAACAGCTCTTCGCGCCCGACCCCAAGCCCAGTGGTGGTGTCACCCCTGTGTCTGCTGCCGCTTCTAGCGGCAGCAACACAGCACGAGGCGCGGGTTCTCCTGCACATCACAGTTCCACTACAACTACAGCTAATGCCCCTCAGCAGCTAATCGGATCTGCTTCACAGCCCCCCATCCAACCAACTAAAACAGAGCCCACTACTGCTGCCCCTACTGGAAAAGACAAGCCCTCTCTAGCCGTAGAGAGCCAGTCTGTCTCCGTCAGTGACGGCATCAACTCTGTTGGTTTCACTGCCCCCGCCATGGCTTTAGTTCCCAAGCCAGAGCCCCGGCAGCAGTtacctccccctccctcctctgtgccatccacagaggctccgcctcccctcctcacccaACAGCCCAACTCCCACCTTCCCACGGCACCTCCTCCCGTCCTCTCACACAATGTTGCACATCCCAACAACACTGTTCCTCACTTCTCAGCCCCGGCGCCCAGAGTCTCTCATCGTATGCAGCCATCAGGGCCTTACTATTCCctttctgagcagcagcagacgcagcagcaacagcagtcCGTGTTTGTGCCCTTCAGTGCTCAGCAAGAACcaccaaaacaaacccaaaaccaGACTTCCCAGCAAACAAGTTTGCCTCCGCAAGCCCAGACCCAAGGTCAAGCCCCAGGCTCTCTTCAGGTCTCTGCTAATTTGGGGATGATTAACGGTTCCCAAATGCAGCATGTCGCCAACGCAGGCAAGCCTCAGCAGATCCCCCCCAACTTCGGTCCTGCAGGTCTCTTCAATTTCAGCAGTATCTTTGATAACAATAACCAG GTGGGAAACAGTCAGGTGTGGGGTGCATGTCACTTACCTGCTCGATCACCACCCGAGCAGTCGTACTCGGCCCCACCAGCTTACATGAACATCGGGCAGATGGAGAATATGAtgcctccgcctcctccagaCAGCTCCAAAGCCCCGGGCTTCAGATCCACGTCCCAGAGGATGGTCAACAGTCCCATCG CTTTGACCAGCTATGCCACCAGCATCTCTGGCAGCCCGGTGTATCTGCACGGTCACGGAGGAGTTGGCACGCCCTCGTTCAGCAGACAGCACTTTTCCCCTCACCCATGGAGTGCGTCCACGTCCG GTGAATCTCCTGTCCCGCCTCCCTCCACGGTGTCATCCTCTGCCCTCTCCACCTCGGCTGTAGCCCCGCCTCCCCAGCCCAAGCCGGGCAGCTCCTCGCAGCAGGACCGGAAGGTCCCGCCACCCATCGGCACAGAGCGGCTGGCCAGGATCAGGCAGACGGGGACCGTGAACCCACCTCTCCTCACGACCAGCTACACAGCATCGGTTGGACAGGGAGGCATTTGGTCGTTTGGGGTTGGCAGCGGTTCAG AGGCCATGTCTGGGTGGTCCCAGCCCCTGATGAGCAGTCACATGATGCACCCGCAGCTGCAGGCAGAGCAGTCAGCCTTCTCTCAGCACCAGCCCATGGAGCAGGATGACACAGGCATCGCAAACCCTGCTAACAACTACCACCAGCCGCAGCATTTGCCCAACAGTTACATGGACTTCCCAAAG GGAATGCCTATGTCGATGTACGGAGGAACCATGCTGCCCCCTCATCCTCCCATGGCAGAGGGTCCGGGCATGTACAATGGTTTGCACGCTGGCGACCCTGCATGGAGCCCCATCATCAAAGTGGTCCCAAACAATGCGGATAGCTCTGACCCACAACAGCAG GTGTGGCCTGGTACCTGGGCACCCCACGTGGGCAACGTGCACCTGAACCACGTCAACTAG